The following are from one region of the Actinomycetota bacterium genome:
- the gcvT gene encoding glycine cleavage system aminomethyltransferase GcvT has product MTETGDVALKRTPLEDEHRALGAKIGAFAGWAMPIEYRGTLAEHQAVRERVGLFDLMHLGKVIVSGTGALGTLQRTVTNDVAKVGAGRAQYNTVLNERGGIVDDLIVYRLGEERYYVVPNAANTARVHAILLDEADDADVVLHEDWCFLAVQGPRSVEVVSSLFPEAAQLGYMHCIETRFEGQPVILTRSGYTGEVGFELFPPESVVRLLWRAVLEAGQAHGIEPIGLGARDTLRLEMGYPLHGQDISEERTPLEAGLSWAVAMDKGEFRGREALVKQKAEGIPARLWGLRMQDRLIPRSHYPVAAGDEWVGETTSGTFSPTLRAGIALAYLQPRERFSPGDEVEVDVRRKRGRALVTKPPFVDRSPK; this is encoded by the coding sequence ATGACCGAAACCGGGGACGTGGCCCTGAAGCGGACGCCGCTCGAGGACGAGCATCGGGCCCTCGGCGCCAAGATCGGCGCCTTCGCCGGGTGGGCCATGCCCATCGAGTACCGGGGCACCCTGGCCGAGCACCAGGCCGTCCGGGAACGGGTCGGCCTGTTCGACCTCATGCACCTGGGGAAGGTGATCGTGTCCGGGACCGGCGCCCTCGGCACCCTCCAGCGCACCGTGACCAACGACGTGGCGAAGGTGGGCGCCGGCCGGGCCCAGTACAACACCGTGCTGAACGAGCGCGGCGGGATCGTCGACGACCTCATCGTGTACCGGCTGGGGGAGGAGCGGTACTACGTGGTGCCGAACGCGGCCAACACCGCGCGCGTCCACGCGATCCTGCTGGACGAGGCCGACGACGCGGACGTGGTCCTGCACGAGGACTGGTGCTTCCTGGCCGTGCAGGGGCCGCGGTCGGTCGAGGTGGTGTCGTCGCTGTTCCCCGAGGCCGCCCAGCTCGGGTACATGCACTGCATCGAGACCCGGTTCGAGGGCCAGCCGGTGATCCTGACCCGTTCCGGCTACACCGGCGAGGTGGGCTTCGAGCTGTTCCCGCCGGAATCGGTGGTGCGTTTGCTGTGGCGGGCGGTCCTGGAGGCGGGCCAGGCGCACGGGATCGAGCCGATCGGGCTGGGGGCCCGGGACACGCTGCGGCTGGAGATGGGATACCCGCTGCACGGCCAGGACATCTCCGAGGAACGCACGCCGCTCGAGGCCGGGCTGTCGTGGGCCGTGGCCATGGACAAGGGCGAGTTCCGGGGCCGCGAGGCCCTGGTGAAGCAGAAGGCGGAGGGGATCCCGGCGCGGCTGTGGGGGCTGCGGATGCAGGACCGGCTGATCCCCCGCTCGCACTACCCGGTGGCGGCGGGCGACGAGTGGGTGGGGGAGACCACCAGCGGGACGTTCTCGCCGACGCTGCGGGCGGGGATCGCGCTGGCCTACCTCCAGCCCCGGGAGCGGTTCTCCCCGGGCGACGAGGTGGAGGTGGACGTCCGGCGAAAGCGCGGGCGCGCCCTGGTCACGAAGCCACCGTTCGTGGACCGCAGCCCGAAATAG